The following DNA comes from Eretmochelys imbricata isolate rEreImb1 chromosome 2, rEreImb1.hap1, whole genome shotgun sequence.
ACTCCTATTCACAACAAGAAAAATGATCATCTTCACCATTCCTCAGAGAAACAGTGTTATTGATTGATGTTTGTCTAATGAGAATCTACATCAATTTATATATCCTAGTTTTAGAAACAAAAGATGATCTGGATATTTGATATTtgactattttatatttttatatagtaAGTTTCATCCGCATAAAAATCAAGCAGACAAgactgtgtttgtgcagtgcctagacaggagtgggcaaactttttggcccaagggccacattggggtgctaaactgtatggagggccaggtagggaaggctgtgactccccaaacagcctgaccgcctccccctctctgcccctcccacttcccgccccctgactgcccccctcagaacctctgacccatccaccccccctgctccttgtccccccccccaccactgccagggGGGACAGCAGGGTAGGGACCAGGAGGCTAGTCTCCCAGGCCAGAAACTCAAGggttgggcaggacagtcctgtgggccagatgtggcctgtgggccatagtttgcccacctctggccgaGCACAGTGGGCTCCTAAGCGCTACTGCAATATGAATTAATAATAGTAGACAAGACCACAAAGTTTTGCAATTTCAAAATCTTATGTGCctggaaatatttttacaaaCTATATTTCAAGTCTGTCAATTTTCCTTGTGGGGGTAGGAGAGAagtgaaatggggaaaaaatgcaacCTTCCCCTGAACTGTGTAggcatgtgaacaagggtgaaACTGAAAAGAGCCAAATTCATCTTTTTAGTCTCATTGTCCAAGTTAAGATAAAGAGGATTTTTTAAGGCAAAATAGTGAATAATATGTtagctttttattttgaaagtagTATTAAGCTAACGTGACTGGTAAGGGGTggaagtagggttttttttttgtttgtttgtttttgacagAACCCCCTTTAAAACTATTAACTCCGAAGTGAGGGTTTATAGTGAAATAATATCTGATCCTTAAGTAGCTACAAGGGGGAAAAGAAGTCTGAGCATTTTTTGAGAAGATGTAGGAACCTATCATAAATATATGTATTGCACATAAAACTAACCATATATTCTGTTACTAATAGGAACTGGGAGCTTTATATTATAGAACAGTTTGCTGGGCTGAAAATGCCAGTTCCTACAGAAAGTGGCTCCAAACACACATCCATATTTCTACACACTATGGttcctcttttcttctttcttaaaGCCAGTCCAAGGGCTCCTTGCTACGTGCAGAGAAAGCAGTGGGATTTCAGGAGACTTTAATAGGCATATTTAGGTCCCATATAAAAGGAAATAAGCTTAGCGGTGTTACTAACGCTCTCCCGTTTTTCTTCGCCTTGGGAGATCTGTCTTTTGAAGGTTGTTAAAGATGTAGAATTATAGCCTAATCTACACGATCTAAAGCCAGATAGtgatttctttttcaaatgtGTTCAGAAAGGTCAGGCTGATTTTCATCCAGCAGGAGAGTATTCCATGCAAAAGGATTTTAACAACAATAATTTATGTGTAGGGAAGGAGATTTATACCTGGCAGCCTCTGAGCATTTACACTGAGTACTGCATTATTTCTGCTGCTTTTAGACTGAAATATGAGATCTGATTCTGACTCACAAAGTGCCTCGGACCAGAGGGCAATAACAGGTTGCTATGAAAGCATAGGCTCTTTTAATGatggtttatttatttagaatGGAGTAAGGGAGTGAAGCGGAGCTACAAGGTAAGTACTGCAGATATAAAACTAGCAGGCTTAAGATTCATTAAGCAAGGCACTCAGATCTCCAGTAATATATGTAGATGTCAAAGTACTTAGCTATTCTTCACTAAAAATCTTGTAAAATGTTGGATTTTGCTCCTGCTCCATAATATACGATCCCCAGAAATCTAGAGCACCCTACTGAAGGAAAAGGAATGAGTGTGATGGGTAAGGCTAGGCCAAGGAGCTAGTGTGGATTTGAAAATCCCCAGCCCTCCCGTCTGAACGCTGTGCCGCTGGCTGCAAGACAAACCGAAAAGAACTGGACCCTGCCTGTGCTTGGATTTCAGGGGTGCATTGGATCTAAAGCTTGATCAAGGCCGGTTCACAAACCGGCGCCCGAGTATTGTCCCCCGGGATGCTCTTTTCCCCTTTGAAAATGACAGAGGAGAGCAGCCGCGGCTGGGGGCTCTAGGGGGACGCCCTGCAGTCCACCAGCTTGCGAAAGCTCTTCCGGAAATTCTCGTCCAAGAAGGCGTACAAGAAAGGGTTGAGGCAGCTGTTGGCGTAGCTGAGGCTGGTGATGAAATAGGAGATGCCGATGACCAGGGGGGTCTGCGGGAGGTCGGTGGTGAGGGCCACCACCGTGCTGAGGTGGTAGGGGGTCCAGCAGAAGAGGCACACGGCCAGGATGACCAGCACCATCAGCGTCACTTTCTTTTTGGCTTTGTCCAGGGCTTTGGCGTTGCTGTGGAGGCGCACGCGTCTCAGCTTGGCCAGCAGGGCGGCGTAGAGGACGCAGATGGTGGAGACGGGGATGGCGAAGCCCAGCAGGAGGGTGTAGAGGCGGCTGGCTTTCCACCAGAGGCTCTCCGGGCTGGGGAAGACGAAGACGCACTGGGAGCGCCCCTGCTCCCGGTGGAGCTTGGCGAACACGGCGAAGGGCGAGATGACGATGGAGACCAGGGCCCAGACGGCCAGGCTGGCCAGCTTGGCGGCGCGGTAGGTGCGGTAGGACACCTTCCCGGACCGCAGCGTGGCCACCACCACCAGGTAGCGGTCGATGCTCATGACGGTGAGGAAGTAGATGCTGGAGAAGGTGTTGTACTGGTCGATGGAGATGATCAGCTTGCACATGAACTCGCCGAAGGGCCACTGCCGCAGCAGGTGGTCGGCGATGTTGATGGGCAGCACCAGGGTGAAGAGCTCGTCGGCCACGGCCAGGTTGAGGATGAAGAGGTTGGTGACCGTCTTCATCTTGGGGGCCCGCAGGATCACGTAGATGACGGCGGTGTTGCCCGTCAGCCCCGCGGCGCAGATGAGGGAGTAGATGAGGGGCACGGCCAGGTAGAAGTCGGGGAGCAGCTGCGGGGCGGAGGCGTTGGGCCAGGGGGCCCCTCTGCCCGCGCAGGGCGCGCAGGACGCGTTGGGCTCGGAGTGCGAGGAGAAGTTAGCCATGGGCTGCGGTGGGAAAGAAAGACCGGCCGTGGCTCCCCCAAGGGAGTGAAGTGTGGGCTGAATCGCGGTCGCCCAGCTCGGCTCAAACACCAGGTCCAGGGATATGTCACCGGAGTCAGATCTCCGGGCTGGCGGCTGCCCGGGGTGAACCTGGAAGGCGCTGCTTCTTTGGCTTGGCTTTAGACCTTTAATTTCGGCTCTGCACCGGACAGGTCTCTCGTCATCCCACCTCTTTGCCCATCACTCCTCGTCTCCTCACCGGAGCTCCTTGCAGGGACAATGGAAAACACACACTTAAGTTCAGGCTTCCTCACCAAGAGAAATGCCCATTTTCAGAAAACATGGAAATAGGCACCTCACAGCCGAAGCACCCTCCACGTGCTCCGTTTCACCCCTTGGGGTGGGTTGCGTTGTCACTGagcgccacacacacacacgatagtTATGAAGCACATTTACAAAGAGACAATGCAGAGCAGCAGACCTCAGGGGCATGTCATCTAAAGGGGATCCTACCGgattcctttctctttctcccccccccccccccaatctaaCTCACTCACACACTCCTGGAATTGCAGATCTGCTTCTGTGTTTGTTGAGCTTTGAAATTCCTTCTTTTCCCTTACCTTAGAGCAGAGGGTCTGCTTTCCTTCTGTGGGTCCTTCTGCAGATAGTGGGGGCTGAAGGCTGCCCGGGAAGCCCGCGATCCCGAAAGCGCCTAGGTGCTGAAATGCTGGACAGCTCCCCGGCAACTGACTCGATGAACAGCTCTCTACATACTTGAGTCCTGGACAGCTCCTTTTGGATCTCTAGTCACCACTTCGCTGGCTGCAAACGGGAACAGAGCGCAGGTGCGATCTCAGCAAATGGGCACCAGAGCTTCCTGCTAACAGGTCAAACTGAGCATAGGGCAAGGACACAAATGTATTCATTTCCCATGACAGGTTCGCTGACGTCCTTGTTGCAAATAAGCCCACTTCggagcacaaacaaacaaacacagaccCTGTTACGCCTTTTGTATTGTAACTGATGGGAAGCATGatcagttgtttgtttttaatcaccTGCAGCCAGAGTTCAAATACGGAAAGCCCATTCGAAAATACAGGGAAGAAATCcaactttctcctcctcttctccagccTGGTTCCTTTCAAAGTACACCCTTTGAAAAGTTGAATTCCAAAGGAAGTGGCTCAGCCACCGGACTCTGCCCAATGAGTCATAGTGGCTGATAGGGAACCCGTAAATATGCAGCAACGACTTTACAAGAAAGACTAGAGATGCCTCTGGCTTTGCCtttccttgtctatttagatctgAAGGGGAAGAGTCTGGCTCATACTCTCtttctacagttcctagcacaatagGGACCCATACTCAGTTGGGACCTAAAGTGGcttctgtaatgcaaataaataataagagatTGACCCAAACTAAAATCCCAGATGAGAAGTCTGAAGTAGTTCAAATCTGTTCTGAGATACATGTAGCTCCTGTCCTTTTAATGAGCCACACAAAAGCCTGGGATCCCAGTATCTTTGAACTTCGGTTTCAGGGTATTCAAAATCAGGACCCAGTCACTTTTAAGCCCTTcactaataaaaaacaaacaaacacaaaccacCCATTGTTTTATTCCTCTGTCTTGGATTGGTGAGATACTAGGATGTCTTCATATGCTCAGGCTGAGAACTGGTGGAGTATTTTTACTATTTCCTATTAAAAACTACCCAAAGGTATAATAACCTTAAAATTCCCTATGAAATGTAAAAGCCTGAATTTTCAAACAGGAGCACAGTCCAGGCACATGGAGAAAATACACAAACACCACTTGTCATGGGGCCAATGGTCCTTCAGAAGAATTAGGGCCTAACTGTCCCCGGATGACCCTATAGGCTACACATGGGAGCAATAAAGTGCTCCAGCTGGAGTAATGGATTAATTAATGGATTAATTAATTAGTAATGGAGTAATTAATTAGCAATGGAACAGCCGAGCTAGAAAGAGGTTGCTtgaacaatataaaagaaatctagaagggggagagaaaagcagCTCCTTTGAGTGAAGTCCTGCAGTTTCTACAGGTTGGAAGGGGATGGGTGGCACAGAGTGGACAGTGGATTTTCCAAGGGTTCCTGGGGAAGAGAAACAGTGATGGAATTCCTCTCATCAGGTTCTGGAAAGAGAGCTAGTGTAGGTCTCCAGACCAGAGATTGCTAGAGGTGGAAACTGGTttcagggaaaggaggaagaaggaGAGTGGTCTGGTAGAAGAAACCTACAGGGAGCAGAGTAGGCTCCCGTGGAGAAGCCCTGAGTTAGGGCCTACATGAATAGAAGAAATCTGCAGGAACCAGGTGAGGCTTCCCTGGAAGAAGTTCTGCAATGGGGCTCgtgagtggggagaagggaaaccACAGAAGTAAACTGCCAATATCCCTGGGGGGAGGATAGCCTGGTAATTCCTCCTTGATAAGTAGTTGGACAAGTATTGACCTGAGAGCGGTTGAAGAAGTATTATTACTATGGATTTCTTAGGCCTTCTGTTTGGACCTTTTTGTTACCCCAGAAGTAACAGGGCTAAAGTCCAGGACTGAACTTTAGGTGACTTAGCTGGAGGCCTAAGCCATGGAAGAGGGTGCTTGCTACAGGTGGCAAGTACAGCACCTCACACCACCTCTGTGCTTTAAACCCTGTATGTGCATGTAAATTAGGTAAATGCCTGCCTTAATATTTTCATAGATTTCACCCAACCAGTATTTCACCCAAACAGTCAGCATTTCCAAACAAGGCCCACCACCATTCTCAGCACCCCCAGTCAATATCAAAGCTAGCTGAGGTTTCATGCTACAACTTCGATTTCACAGTCCATTATGCTCACAAAGTATTACAGGGAAGCTAAAGCTCAAAGAAGACAACATGGGGTGATCTCTGGCTGACATATCACTGCTATATTAGATCATGAAACAAAGAAACTTTAAATTATCATGACCAATATTTACTTTTAACTAGAGTGTATATAGAGAAGAGCCATTCCTCAGAAGATAACGTAACTATCACTATCAAGTCATTTTACACTGGTGAACCTGTCTGGCATCAACTCTGTCTTAGTGATAAAAAACAAGAACCCTAACCACAGTAGCATCTACTCCATGTTTTTATCTCACCTTCATGTTGTAGTAGTAATGCCAAATACGAATACATCATCCTATGTGGTAAGTCTGAGTGTCAAATATCCAATTACTCTTACAGCATAGGGGGTGGAGACAGAAAGTATTATGACTTGGAGATAATCTTTGGCTATCTGAAATAATATCTTCAAAGATTTGACTGAAATCTATATAATGGTCAATGGTAGAAATCAGATAATATCTTGCAGCTTTCCAGATCAGCACTGAGAATGTTGCCTGCTGTATTATTCCAGTCCTGCTGTCTTGGTTGTTTTGTTAGATGAAGATGCTAGTTACTGATGTAACACACATTTAGCATTTTGCCAAAGGGATATATTTCACATCCCTGATCCATCCAAATGTATGCAGAGAGAGCTGTATTGAACAAAAGCTGTTTGACCTTGAATTATCCCATGCTCTGCTAAGTAATGCAGCTAGAATGTTAGGATATCATAAATATGAAACTTcatgaaaagcaaacaaacaagcaaaaaccaACTTAACATTAAGATAAAACTACCACTGCCTCATTGTGCCTATGCTTTTTAATGTGTCCTATATTAATACAATATATAATATACAATATATTATACAGAGTACATAGATTTGGCTTGTTTTATGGTTCTTATTGAGAGTGAAGAATCAAGTGACGTTTGAGGAAAATCAGTACATTTACACATACCGTGACACTACTGGTGGAGAACTACTCTGTGTGTTTGTTGCAACACAGAGTTACATTTTCTTCACAAGTCAGCAGACAGAAATGCCACCAAAATGACCTGAGCCAGAACCTAGGTTTCTTGACTCTCAGTTCTAAACTCCTACCCATTAATCAACTATGCCTATTCCATCTGTATCTTTGCCATCTACAGACAGGGAAAATGCTTTTTAACTAGTGTGGGAATAAAATTTCCTGGTATCAATTCCTGTGCTCATTCCTCCATATCCTATGACTTCTGGGGCAGTGCATCCTCCTCCCATTGTCTCCTCTTTCTGATCTGATCAAGAGGGTCTGTCTGCAGGATCAGAACGTTCAGTTAGGTTTTTGCACATTTTCTGTGCAGACTATATAACataaaaggttttctttcttcttttgttttgggATTATTTCTTTCCTCATACAGACCTCAGAAATAGCCAGACTGACTGCTTACCCCTCCCACAAAATGTCATCACTCTTCTGAGACCAAGCATGAAAAATGTCACCAAAAAAGAACCAATGTTCAAAAACAATGAGCACATCATAAAGGACAGTTATAGTGTAACTCAAACAGTCACTGATCTTGTCATGAAATCCAGGTGGGAAGACACTATTGACTTCCCTAGAGTTCTTTGTGGGCACAGGAGTTTGTGCAGAGTCAGGGCCTTAGTGTGCAATAGTAACACACAGTGTAATAGAGTGGCTAGATTGTGGTCTACAAATGCCTATGAATTTACCACTGAAAATATTACACACTTTATACTAGAGCACAGGAATTAATTATTGAATTGGAGATCATGTTAGACAATAGACATTCACATGTAATTaccaaaaatgaagaaaaatggaaatcTATACCACTGTAAATTGTTTCTAGTTATATTATGCCACTAAAGCGAGAGACTAAAttatactatttttttaaaatttactgttTCAGGGGACATAGTATAAATCTTCTTAATTGCACAATACAAAATACTGGTAAAAATGATTCTTCATAAGGACAGTACATGGAACAGTAATTGCCTTTGAGACAGCCCAGAACCTCTGGTGAATAATACATGGCTGAGCAAGTCATCCAACAAGCTGCTGAAAGGTGGTGTTCAGGGCAAGATCATGCTGCATAATGTGATCATTATGAATATGGTAATACTTAAAAAGATGCTGCTGTTTTCATGGACCTGCCCTCTGACTGATGGAATCGATATGGTGATTTATGCATTTTTAGCATTTTCCATGCTTCCAAAAGCCCGGTTATCCCAGTCTGTGGAAATACCAGCAGAGAGTGTCTGCCTAGGAAGATTTTGGAAACTGTATAGGTAGAATGAAGTAGAGAAAACTTAGGGTATCTTTAAATCTCTTATGTACTTCTTAAAAGAGGTGTTTGACTTTAATTGAACCTGTGTGtttgtttaatataattattgctATATTGTAACTCCTGTGTTAGCCACCAATTGAGTATTACcttgatcctgcagacacttatacacatgcttaactctatGTATCTGAGTAGAGAACTACTTAAAGTTAAGATTGTGCATAAGCATTTTCAGGGTCAGGGGCTAAATTATTCAAAGAACATAATGGGATAAATGGTATAATTTTAGCACATGTTAGCACATTTTGGCACAAGTTAACATGGCAATTCATGGAAATTGAGAGCTTTCTACTAATTCTAACAAGCTCAACAGAAAAACACCattggtgaaatcctgtccccattgatatgaatggcaaaattcccaggaGTGGGCCCATGATTTCACCCCATATGCATTTAGCTTGTTGACTTGGCAAGACTTTAAACAgctaagaggggaaaaaagatacaTTTGAAAGACCACAGCTCAGTGGGGTTATCCTCTCACTTCTCTACTTACCACCTTGTTGTTTGATGTGCTTAAcatgtactttttttaaaaagaaaaatccagctTTTAGATATTTATGATAGTGATGTGTCACATTTTATAAAGGAGAAGCTGTTTTAGTCATAATGAAGGAATTTGGGGCCAGAAAGTTTCCTTCCGTAGTAGGAACAATCCATGGAATAGTACTGTGGTTAAATAAGTATGTTTTGCAGAGCTATCCATTGGCTTTTAAATTGTGTGGGGGTGTATATTAATGTTTGGGAATAGAGCATTATAATATCTATGAGAGTCCCTCTTCTTCTCAACAAGATTTGTCTTGAAAATCCTCTAAATAATTCCAATACATAGCATTAATACACAATACAGTGCATTGAAACCTTTGACCCAAATTGTGATAGTCTGACTCACAGTGAATAGCAACTTACTCCA
Coding sequences within:
- the NPBWR1 gene encoding neuropeptides B/W receptor type 1, with the translated sequence MANFSSHSEPNASCAPCAGRGAPWPNASAPQLLPDFYLAVPLIYSLICAAGLTGNTAVIYVILRAPKMKTVTNLFILNLAVADELFTLVLPINIADHLLRQWPFGEFMCKLIISIDQYNTFSSIYFLTVMSIDRYLVVVATLRSGKVSYRTYRAAKLASLAVWALVSIVISPFAVFAKLHREQGRSQCVFVFPSPESLWWKASRLYTLLLGFAIPVSTICVLYAALLAKLRRVRLHSNAKALDKAKKKVTLMVLVILAVCLFCWTPYHLSTVVALTTDLPQTPLVIGISYFITSLSYANSCLNPFLYAFLDENFRKSFRKLVDCRASP